In Novipirellula caenicola, the genomic stretch CAGAAGCTGCTGCGAACTCGTCAGAGATTGCCGCGCGGGTGAGTATTTCTGCGCCGATTTGGATGTCCTTTCCAGCGACCCCAAAAGCCTCTTTCACCATTTTGCTGGCGAGCAACGAACCGGGATTGAGGGCGATGATCGCTGGGCCATCTTCGCCGAGCGATAACGCGAGATGGCGCGACCACATCGTCAAAGCCAGCTTGCTTTGCGCGTACGCCTCGCCATCGGACAATTGCCGATTGCCCCGCAACGCTTCCATATCAACTGGCGACTGCGCCGCGGAAGAGAGATTGATGACGCGTCCAGTCTTGCCAAGCATCGGTAGCAGTCGCTGGGTCAACAAGCACGGTGCAATTACATTGACGACGAAACGCACATCGAGTTTTTCCGCGGTCATGGAGTCGGACACTTTGAAAACGCCCGCGTTATTGATAAGGACATCAAGGCGTTCGTATCGTTCCGAAACCGATTTCGCAAGCGAATCCACTTCGGTCATGCTGGAGAGATCGGCGACGAAGCCGTTGACTTTGGCATCAGGGTACGTGGAGCCAAGCGATTCGATGACTTGGTCAAGTTTTTTCTGATTGCGACCGTGCAACAAGACTAGGTGTCCAAGCGAAACCAGCATCTTTGCGGTCGCCAGCCCAATACCGTCGGTCGCGCCTGTGAGCAAAATTGTTTTCATCGATATCTCCAACATGGCACCGTTGTCTCAACGGTGCCGGGAACGGCAGAACTTCATAAATAGTTGTGATAACTGTTCTACGATTTGCAGGCTGGCAGCTTGCGTTACGGGTTGTCGACAACCACTTTGCCCATCGCTTTTCCGCTCTCCAGCCGGGCATATGCCTGTCCGACTTGTTCGAGCGAGAACTGCTCTTCATCCAATACAGGCTTGAGTCCGCCCGACTCGCAAATCTGAGCGAGGTCACGGAGGATTTTGGCGTGCTCTTCTCGCCGAAAGTTGTGCAGCATCGGAATCAGCATGAAGACGACGTGCAATGACAAACCTTTGAAATGCGCCGGAGTCAGATCCAATTCGCACATCGAAACGGTCGTGGCGACTTGACCGTTCAGTGCAGCGGCTTCGAACGATTTGGTCAAATTTCCACCGCCAACCGAGTCGAACACGATATCGAACCCGGCACCGCCGGTGTGCTTGGCAACGTACTGCTCGACGGTTTCCGTTTTGTAGTTGATACCGGTGGCACCTAGCTGCTGGATCAGTGCAAGTTGTTTCTCGCCGCCACCGGTCGAGTAGACTTCGGCACCCCAGTGTTTGGCCAGCTGCAACGCGACATGGCCCACTCCGCCCGAGCCACCATGCACGAGAACCTTTTGCCCTTGTTGGATGCCGGCGCGTTTCAAGCCTTCGTAGGCCGTGATCGCGACCAACGGCAAGGCGGCGGCTTCACGCATCGATAAATTTTTTGGCTTGTGAGCAATCAACTTGCTATCGGCCACCATGTACTCAGCCAGCGTGCCTGGCAAGTCGGCCAGTCCGCCGGCACATCCGTAGACTTCATCGCCAACGGAGAAGTCTGTCACGCCATCGCCAACGGCATCGATGGTCCCGGCAAAATCCATTCCCAAGATCGCAGGCGTGTCGGGCGACAACGGCAAATCCTTGCCCATCTTGCGGATCATCGTGTCGACCGTGTTCACGCTCGATGCGGCGATCTTGACCAACACGTGGCCAGGCTTCACTTCGGGTTTCGCGACATCCGCAGCTTCAAAATTCGCATTTTCACCATAGGCGTTGATAAGCATCGCTTTCATCTTTTCTCTCCTGGTTAGGTAGTGGACGAGTGTTTTTGGTAGTGGACGAGGCTACGAGTCCCAGGAACACCCCAGTTTCGCGCCCCAAAATGTTCTTGTTGTGTTGTCTCTTCCGATTGGAACTCACATGCTCCGCGCCGGGGACTCGTTGCCTCGTCCACTACGCGAATAACTTCTACGTTCTCATCAGGCCATCTTTCCGTAAAAAGGACATGACCTTGTCGAAGCGATCCCAATAATCCGCAACGAACGGACACAGTTCGGGGTATCCAGGCACTAGACATCCGGTGAATCTGTACGATGCAAACGTATCGGGCTCGACAAGTCCTGCGCGCTCAGGATTTCTGGCGATGTACTGGCAAACATTTCGGAATTCGGTATCTCGACGCTCTTCGTCGGTAAAGACGTGATCGAAAGCCTGGTCCTGAATGTCAAAACCGATCCTTTCCAGTGATTCGTTGCATCTCGGACGGAAGTGTTTCATTGCATTGAGCTGATCGCTTCCATCGCAAAGCCCCATCCATACCATGTGAATATGATCGGGCATGAGACAATACAACGGACTCGCTAGCCCATATCGGAACAGAGTATGCGTCAGCAATTCGCGAAAGCGATACAGGAACATTGCAGATAGCCATCCCCGCTTTCGGTCGACCATGGTGAGAGTCCAGTGAACAATCGCATCGCCTTGATAATGCTCTCGCTCGAGTCGCCTAAGATGATCTCGTTTGTTCACAAGTCCTCCCTCATGCAATGTAGTGGACGAGGCCACGTGTCCTTTCCATTCTCAAGCAAAACAGGGACTCGTTGCCTCGTCCACTACGTAAATCTGCCAAAAAAAGGGACTCGTTGCGTCGTCCACTACGAAGATCGATATTTCCCATTGCACTTGTTTTGTACATAATACGAGTACGAACTAAGCGAACAAGTACGCACATCTTGGGGATGTAGGCACAAAATGGATACCACTAGTAAAACTCGGCATACCAGTTACGCGCTGCCCGCTTGTCCAGTGGAAGCAACACTCGAGTTGATTGGCGGCAAGTGGAAAGGCATTGTGCTTTACTATTTGCTCGATGGCCGGCTTCGCTTCAGTGAACTCAAGCGGAAGGTCGGTTGTGTCACCCAGCGAATGTTGACCAAGCAGCTTCGCGAACTTGAAGCCAGCGGTTTGGTCAACCGAATCGTCTACGCCGAAGTGCCGCCGCGAGTCGAATACGAACTGACCGCAGAAGGCAAGTCGCTCAAGCCGGTCTTGAAGTCACTCAAGAAATGGGGCGAAGAGCACGCGATGGATTTGATCGCTGAACGTCAAAAGTCAGCAGCAAGTGAACAAGCAAGCGAATGACTGGAGAAGGCTCATGACAACGCTGCGACTCTTTCAGCCCGAGGACTGGCGGTCCGTTTGGCAAATTCTCGAGCCCATTTTTCGGGCAGGCGAAACCTATCCGTATTCGCCGAACATCACAGAGGCGGAAGCTCGCGTGGTTTGGATTGACGTGCCCGCCGCAACGTTCGTTGCAGTAGGCGACCGCGGCGAGGTGCTGGGCACTTACTACCTCAAACCCAACCAGAGCGAACTAGGAGCCCACGTCGCCAACTGCGGGTACGTCGTCGGCGAAGCGGCTCGCGGCAGGGGGGTTGCGTCGACGATGTGCGAACACTCTCAAGCCGAAGCGGTCGCTCGCGGATTCAAAGCAATGCAGTACAACCTTGTTATCTCGACGAACGAGAGTGCCGTGAAGCTATGGCAACGTCATGGTTTTGAGATTGTCGGCACGCTGCCCAAGGCATTTCGACACACCAAGCTCGGCTACGTCGATGCCCACGTGATGTACAAGTGGCTTGACATGGCAATCGTGAAGTGACTCATTCAAGTTTGTTCTGGCGTAGTGGACGAGGCGACGAGTCCCGCTCATTCTTTGCCAAAACAAGGACTCGTTGCCTCGTCCACTACGTTATGCGGTCAATCGAAAGTTTTCCTTGCCAATCGATTCTTCTGCATCGTTCACATCACTTCACGCAATCGTTGGAATGAGACCTCCGTCGACTCGTATTGGTGCTCCGTTGATCGCCGATGCGAGTGGGCTGGCAACAAACGCAACCATGTTGGCAATCTCTTCTGGTTCGATCAATCTCTGAATCAACGAGGTCGGCCGATTGTCTGCCATGAATCGTTTTTCGGCCGATTCGTATGGCTCATCCGGAAACAGATTGCTGACGAATTCCTTTACGCCTGGGGTCAACGTCGAACCCGGCATCACGGTGTTCACGGTAACGGAGCTTCCTTTGGTCAATTGAGCCAGACTACGCGAGACGGCCAGTTGTGCTGTCTTCGTCATCGCGTAGTGAGGCATTTCAGGAGCCGGCACGACGCCGGATTCGCTGCTGATGAAAATGATGCGTCCCGAGTTTTGCTCCAGCATTTGCTTGAGGTAATACCGTGCAAGACGCACACCGCTCATCACGTTGACATCGAAGATGTGCTGCCAAGCTTCGTCAGTCAAGTCAAAGAAATCGACTGCCTCGAAGATGCCTAGATTGTTGACGAGGATATC encodes the following:
- a CDS encoding SDR family NAD(P)-dependent oxidoreductase; this translates as MKTILLTGATDGIGLATAKMLVSLGHLVLLHGRNQKKLDQVIESLGSTYPDAKVNGFVADLSSMTEVDSLAKSVSERYERLDVLINNAGVFKVSDSMTAEKLDVRFVVNVIAPCLLTQRLLPMLGKTGRVINLSSAAQSPVDMEALRGNRQLSDGEAYAQSKLALTMWSRHLALSLGEDGPAIIALNPGSLLASKMVKEAFGVAGKDIQIGAEILTRAAISDEFAAASGQYFDNNSGRFASPHPDAFDNEKCQAIVQAIKTLLDSIQKLERTKSPIGNT
- a CDS encoding GNAT family N-acetyltransferase, coding for MTTLRLFQPEDWRSVWQILEPIFRAGETYPYSPNITEAEARVVWIDVPAATFVAVGDRGEVLGTYYLKPNQSELGAHVANCGYVVGEAARGRGVASTMCEHSQAEAVARGFKAMQYNLVISTNESAVKLWQRHGFEIVGTLPKAFRHTKLGYVDAHVMYKWLDMAIVK
- a CDS encoding SDR family oxidoreductase, with the protein product MNLEMNNKTALVTASTGGIGLAIATRLAAEGARTIVNGRREESVDKAIEKIRESQPKADLIGLVSDNGTAEGVARTIAEHPQIDILVNNLGIFEAVDFFDLTDEAWQHIFDVNVMSGVRLARYYLKQMLEQNSGRIIFISSESGVVPAPEMPHYAMTKTAQLAVSRSLAQLTKGSSVTVNTVMPGSTLTPGVKEFVSNLFPDEPYESAEKRFMADNRPTSLIQRLIEPEEIANMVAFVASPLASAINGAPIRVDGGLIPTIA
- a CDS encoding helix-turn-helix domain-containing protein is translated as MDTTSKTRHTSYALPACPVEATLELIGGKWKGIVLYYLLDGRLRFSELKRKVGCVTQRMLTKQLRELEASGLVNRIVYAEVPPRVEYELTAEGKSLKPVLKSLKKWGEEHAMDLIAERQKSAASEQASE
- a CDS encoding zinc-dependent alcohol dehydrogenase family protein; the encoded protein is MKAMLINAYGENANFEAADVAKPEVKPGHVLVKIAASSVNTVDTMIRKMGKDLPLSPDTPAILGMDFAGTIDAVGDGVTDFSVGDEVYGCAGGLADLPGTLAEYMVADSKLIAHKPKNLSMREAAALPLVAITAYEGLKRAGIQQGQKVLVHGGSGGVGHVALQLAKHWGAEVYSTGGGEKQLALIQQLGATGINYKTETVEQYVAKHTGGAGFDIVFDSVGGGNLTKSFEAAALNGQVATTVSMCELDLTPAHFKGLSLHVVFMLIPMLHNFRREEHAKILRDLAQICESGGLKPVLDEEQFSLEQVGQAYARLESGKAMGKVVVDNP